From one Simplicispira suum genomic stretch:
- a CDS encoding transglutaminaseTgpA domain-containing protein — MNLRATLSHLPREARDTLFLLGVIACVLLPLFPHLPLWAGLFAGLLLLWRTGLALLSRPLPSRWLLFALLVLAVAATLGQFRTILGREAGVTLIALLLALKTLEARARRDAMVIFFLGFFTMLSNFFFSQSMFTAAAMLVALLGLLTALVNAHMPVGRPPLAVALRTAARMALFGTPVMVALFVFFPRMAPLWGLPGDQLSGRSGLSGSMQVGNIAQMALDDTVAFRVRFDGTDSALPPQSAMYFRGPVLSDFDGREWQALPIRDTPNTPALLEVQGPGIGYETTLEPNQKPWLLLLDASPEGPKASGLQAFMARDLEWLSIRPVSEVLRYRATSYPQFRHGPLTETRTLRFSSALPADSNPRTQALAAQMRADPAVSAGGTQALVDAALKRLRTGGYEYTLEPGVYGEHTADEFWFDRKAGFCEHIASSFVILMRAAGVPARVVTGYQGGERNPVDGYWTVRQSDAHAWTEVWIEGRGWLRVDPTGAVSPGRIGQFTRLRAPRGAFGNAVDRVISPGLAQQLRAVWEAANNRWNQWVLNYTQTRQLDMLKALGFDAPDWQDLVNLLAGLVAAAALGGAAWSAWERLQHDPWLRLLTLARKRLAQAGLALPAHLPPRAMAEAVRAHFGAAGEPLAQWLLELEALRYAAHGSNPAPRLKQLRRQFATLALPTHSA, encoded by the coding sequence ATGAATCTGCGCGCCACCCTGAGCCACCTGCCCCGCGAAGCACGCGACACCTTGTTTTTGCTCGGCGTCATCGCTTGCGTGCTGCTGCCCTTGTTCCCCCACCTGCCGCTCTGGGCAGGGCTCTTCGCAGGTTTGCTGCTGCTGTGGCGTACAGGGCTGGCACTGCTTTCGCGGCCGCTGCCGTCGCGCTGGCTGCTGTTTGCCTTGCTGGTCCTGGCGGTGGCGGCCACGCTGGGTCAGTTTCGCACCATCCTCGGGCGTGAAGCCGGTGTCACGCTGATCGCCCTGCTGCTGGCCCTCAAGACCTTGGAGGCCCGGGCGCGGCGCGACGCCATGGTGATCTTCTTCCTGGGCTTCTTCACGATGCTCAGCAACTTCTTTTTCTCGCAGTCCATGTTTACTGCAGCGGCCATGCTGGTGGCGCTGCTGGGCCTGCTGACGGCCCTGGTCAACGCCCACATGCCGGTGGGCCGACCACCGCTGGCCGTGGCGCTGCGCACGGCCGCGCGCATGGCGCTCTTTGGTACGCCGGTGATGGTGGCGCTCTTCGTTTTCTTCCCGCGCATGGCGCCGCTGTGGGGCTTGCCTGGAGACCAGCTCTCCGGGCGCAGCGGCCTCTCTGGCAGCATGCAGGTGGGCAACATAGCGCAGATGGCGCTGGACGACACGGTGGCGTTTCGCGTGCGTTTCGATGGCACGGACAGCGCGCTGCCGCCGCAATCGGCCATGTACTTTCGTGGCCCGGTGCTGTCGGACTTTGACGGCCGCGAGTGGCAGGCGCTGCCGATTCGCGACACCCCCAACACCCCCGCTTTGCTTGAAGTGCAAGGCCCGGGCATTGGCTACGAAACGACGCTTGAGCCGAACCAAAAGCCCTGGCTGCTGCTGCTCGACGCCTCGCCCGAAGGCCCCAAGGCGAGCGGCTTGCAAGCCTTTATGGCGCGCGATCTGGAATGGCTGTCGATCCGGCCGGTGAGCGAGGTGCTGCGCTACCGCGCCACGAGCTACCCGCAGTTTCGCCATGGGCCGCTGACCGAAACGCGCACGCTGCGCTTTTCCAGTGCATTGCCGGCGGACTCCAACCCGCGCACCCAGGCGCTGGCAGCGCAAATGCGCGCCGACCCGGCAGTCAGCGCAGGCGGCACGCAGGCCCTGGTGGACGCTGCACTCAAGCGCCTGCGCACCGGCGGCTACGAATACACGCTGGAGCCCGGCGTGTACGGCGAGCACACGGCCGACGAATTCTGGTTTGACCGCAAGGCGGGTTTTTGCGAGCACATTGCCTCGTCCTTCGTCATTCTGATGCGGGCCGCCGGTGTGCCCGCGCGCGTCGTCACTGGCTACCAGGGCGGCGAGCGCAATCCGGTGGACGGCTACTGGACCGTGCGCCAGAGCGACGCCCACGCCTGGACGGAGGTGTGGATCGAAGGCCGCGGCTGGCTGCGTGTGGACCCCACAGGCGCCGTTTCCCCAGGGCGAATTGGCCAGTTCACCCGATTGCGCGCGCCGCGTGGAGCCTTTGGCAACGCGGTGGACCGCGTCATCAGCCCCGGCCTGGCGCAGCAACTGCGCGCGGTGTGGGAGGCGGCCAACAACCGCTGGAACCAGTGGGTACTGAACTACACGCAGACACGCCAGCTCGACATGCTCAAGGCCCTGGGATTTGACGCACCCGATTGGCAGGACCTGGTCAATCTGCTCGCGGGCCTGGTGGCTGCTGCGGCGCTGGGGGGTGCGGCCTGGTCGGCGTGGGAACGGCTGCAGCACGACCCCTGGCTGCGCCTGCTCACGCTGGCCCGCAAGCGCCTGGCACAGGCGGGGCTGGCGCTGCCTGCGCACCTGCCGCCGCGCGCCATGGCCGAGGCCGTGCGCGCGCATTTTGGCGCGGCCGGCGAGCCGCTGGCGCAATGGCTGCTGGAGCTTGAAGCCCTGCGCTACGCAGCGCACGGCAGCAACCCTGCGCCGCGCCTGAAACAGTTGCGCCGCCAATTTGCTACCCTGGCGCTGCCAACGCACTCCGCCTGA
- a CDS encoding esterase/lipase family protein, protein MVSKLYARIRPRRPRPVRPEAGDDPVSALGLTAPGLWLLMMEARAPWEAISLAAVSPWLSKMPTGDGHPVLVLPGLGASDITTVALRRFLKRQGYSAHPWKQGLNLGPREGVVEGCRERLRTLSEQHGSPVSVVGWSLGGIYARELAKEMPEQVRCVITLGTPFTGHPKATNAWRFYKMVSRQQAPDDALLAEVRKPPPVPTTSIYSKTDGIVAWPCSINPARHAHTENIEVRASHIGMGMNPLAMYAIADRLRQDPAHWKRFDVQGARRWFFKEAHQPEVLTQWY, encoded by the coding sequence ATGGTGTCCAAGCTCTACGCCCGCATTCGTCCACGTCGTCCTCGCCCGGTTCGCCCGGAAGCCGGCGACGACCCTGTAAGTGCACTTGGCCTGACGGCCCCCGGCCTGTGGCTGCTGATGATGGAAGCGCGGGCGCCGTGGGAAGCCATCAGTCTGGCAGCCGTCTCCCCCTGGCTGTCAAAGATGCCCACGGGGGACGGCCATCCGGTCCTTGTCTTGCCCGGCCTGGGCGCCTCGGACATCACCACCGTGGCGCTGCGCCGCTTTCTCAAACGCCAGGGCTACAGCGCCCACCCCTGGAAGCAGGGCTTGAACCTGGGTCCGCGAGAAGGTGTGGTCGAAGGCTGCCGCGAGCGCCTGCGGACGCTTAGCGAGCAGCACGGCAGCCCGGTAAGCGTCGTGGGCTGGAGCCTGGGCGGCATTTACGCCCGCGAACTGGCGAAGGAAATGCCCGAGCAGGTGCGCTGCGTCATCACCCTGGGCACACCCTTTACCGGCCACCCCAAGGCCACCAATGCCTGGCGCTTCTACAAAATGGTCAGCCGCCAGCAAGCGCCCGATGATGCCTTGCTGGCCGAAGTGCGAAAGCCCCCGCCGGTTCCTACCACGTCGATCTACAGCAAGACCGACGGCATCGTCGCCTGGCCCTGCAGCATCAACCCTGCGCGCCACGCGCACACCGAGAACATCGAAGTGCGTGCCAGCCACATCGGTATGGGCATGAACCCGCTGGCCATGTACGCCATTGCCGACCGGCTGCGCCAGGACCCGGCGCACTGGAAACGCTTTGACGTGCAGGGCGCTCGCCGCTGGTTCTTCAAGGAGGCGCACCAACCAGAGGTGCTGACCCAGTGGTATTAG
- the mltB gene encoding lytic murein transglycosylase B codes for MPHFLRFALIFIACCAVPISATAKKPSKRPVPAAAEAEASAPAESRLYASRPDAMQFADDLAQRRDLDPAWVRAVIGRARFLPQVPRLMLPAPRGTAKNWRAYRARFVEPVRIRAGVRFWNDNAAALARAEQEYGVPQDIIVGILGVETLYGQHMGNIRVLDALATLAFDFPEAHPRAAERQAYFRGELEQFLSLAHRSSSDPFEPRGSYAGAMGLPQFMPSSWARWAVDFDGSGHIDLFGSAEDAIGSVASYFIGHGWQPGLPTHFPVRFDATRLDLDALLAPDILPSFSVASMAARGALVEGAGAAYGGKLALIELENGGDAPSFVAGTDNFYAVTRYNWSSYYAMAVIALGQAVAAARGGESLRGQ; via the coding sequence ATGCCGCATTTTTTGAGATTTGCTCTTATTTTTATAGCTTGCTGCGCAGTACCAATAAGCGCTACAGCCAAAAAACCATCAAAAAGACCTGTCCCTGCCGCAGCCGAAGCCGAAGCCAGCGCCCCGGCCGAGAGCCGCCTGTACGCCAGCCGGCCCGATGCCATGCAGTTTGCCGACGATCTGGCACAGCGGCGCGATCTCGATCCAGCCTGGGTGCGCGCCGTGATCGGACGCGCGCGCTTTCTGCCCCAGGTGCCCCGCCTCATGCTGCCGGCGCCACGTGGCACGGCCAAGAACTGGCGCGCCTACCGGGCGCGCTTTGTCGAGCCGGTGCGTATCCGGGCCGGTGTGCGTTTCTGGAACGACAACGCCGCCGCGCTGGCGCGGGCCGAGCAGGAATACGGCGTACCGCAGGACATCATCGTTGGCATCCTGGGCGTGGAGACGCTCTACGGCCAGCACATGGGCAACATCCGCGTGCTGGACGCGCTGGCCACGCTGGCCTTTGACTTCCCCGAAGCCCACCCGCGCGCCGCCGAGCGCCAAGCCTACTTTCGCGGCGAGCTGGAACAGTTTCTGAGCCTGGCACACCGCAGCAGCAGCGACCCCTTCGAGCCGCGCGGCAGCTACGCCGGAGCCATGGGTCTGCCGCAATTCATGCCATCGAGCTGGGCGCGCTGGGCAGTGGACTTTGACGGAAGCGGCCATATCGACCTGTTTGGCAGCGCAGAAGACGCCATTGGCTCCGTGGCCAGCTACTTCATCGGACACGGCTGGCAACCAGGCTTGCCCACGCATTTTCCAGTGCGCTTTGACGCCACGCGGCTGGACCTCGACGCCCTGCTCGCACCGGACATCCTGCCCAGCTTCAGCGTCGCGTCCATGGCGGCCAGGGGGGCGCTGGTGGAAGGCGCAGGCGCAGCCTATGGCGGCAAACTGGCCCTGATCGAACTGGAAAACGGTGGCGATGCGCCCAGCTTTGTTGCGGGTACCGACAACTTTTATGCCGTCACCCGCTACAACTGGTCCAGCTACTACGCCATGGCCGTTATCGCGCTGGGGCAGGCAGTGGCTGCAGCGCGGGGTGGCGAGAGCCTTCGCGGCCAATAA
- a CDS encoding wax ester/triacylglycerol synthase family O-acyltransferase codes for MPFKQLSGLDASFLFLETPEMPMHVGAMHLLELPKGFRGRYVNALRRLYAARMPATPALRRRLWWMPLNLANPAWVDAEPDLNYHIVEHPLPSPKKGSPVRDARALLEEAVSQLHPQLLDRSKPLWRMHVIEGLPRSASGCKQVGVLSQVHHAAVDGQAAVALGNVLFDTTPEPRELEIRPSRRSKTFRIGMVEMLRGALGNEASQVVRLVRELPATLGTVAGTAKGVLSPKQLLGKGSGNVTLAPATPMNRSVTPARAFASASVPLSELKALGHAHGATLNDLVLMLCAGALRSYLLQHQQLPRKSLVAAVPISLRPAGDTRPDNQASMSLISLGTHLADPGKRLAHIRTASQAMKTTMGRMKSILPTDFPSIGIPWLMEAAASLYGKARVAERLPQVANLVISNVPGPQVPIYLAGARVLANCPTSIVVHGLALNITVQSFDAHMDFGLMADAAALPYVKALALALGAALDELRALPLPAALTIAPEHKVSRTRRASRVKADGSTARSR; via the coding sequence ATGCCGTTCAAGCAGCTTTCCGGGCTGGATGCGAGCTTTCTTTTTCTGGAAACACCTGAAATGCCCATGCATGTGGGCGCCATGCACCTGCTCGAACTGCCCAAGGGCTTTCGCGGCCGCTATGTGAACGCGCTGCGCCGTCTTTACGCAGCGCGCATGCCGGCCACGCCGGCGCTGCGCCGGCGGCTGTGGTGGATGCCGCTCAATCTGGCCAACCCGGCCTGGGTCGATGCGGAACCCGATCTGAATTACCACATCGTCGAGCACCCATTGCCCAGCCCCAAAAAGGGCAGCCCGGTCCGGGATGCCCGTGCCTTGCTGGAAGAAGCCGTCTCCCAGCTGCACCCGCAATTGCTCGACCGCAGCAAGCCCCTGTGGCGCATGCACGTCATCGAAGGCCTGCCCCGCAGTGCGAGTGGTTGCAAACAGGTGGGCGTACTTTCGCAGGTGCACCACGCGGCGGTCGATGGCCAGGCGGCCGTGGCGCTGGGCAATGTGTTGTTCGACACCACGCCAGAACCGCGCGAGCTTGAGATACGCCCGTCCAGACGCAGCAAAACCTTTCGCATCGGCATGGTCGAAATGTTGCGCGGCGCCCTGGGCAACGAGGCCAGCCAGGTGGTGCGCCTGGTGCGCGAACTGCCGGCCACCCTCGGCACGGTAGCCGGAACGGCCAAGGGCGTGCTCAGCCCCAAACAACTGCTGGGCAAGGGTTCCGGGAATGTCACTCTGGCGCCCGCGACGCCGATGAACCGGTCAGTGACTCCTGCGCGGGCCTTTGCCTCGGCCAGCGTGCCGCTGTCGGAACTCAAGGCCCTGGGTCATGCCCATGGTGCCACGCTCAATGATCTGGTTCTCATGCTGTGCGCGGGTGCGCTGCGCAGCTACCTGTTGCAGCACCAGCAGCTGCCGCGCAAAAGCCTGGTGGCGGCGGTACCGATCTCGCTGCGCCCGGCCGGCGATACGCGCCCGGACAACCAGGCCTCCATGAGCCTGATCAGCCTGGGCACCCACCTGGCCGATCCAGGCAAACGGCTGGCGCATATCCGCACGGCCAGCCAGGCAATGAAAACCACCATGGGGCGGATGAAGAGCATTCTGCCCACCGATTTCCCGTCCATCGGCATTCCCTGGCTGATGGAAGCGGCTGCCTCGCTCTACGGCAAGGCCCGCGTGGCCGAGCGCTTGCCACAAGTGGCCAACCTGGTGATCTCCAACGTGCCCGGCCCGCAGGTTCCGATCTACCTGGCCGGAGCGCGCGTGCTGGCCAACTGCCCCACCAGCATCGTGGTACATGGACTGGCACTGAACATCACAGTGCAGAGCTTCGACGCCCACATGGATTTCGGTCTGATGGCCGACGCAGCTGCCCTGCCCTACGTCAAAGCCCTGGCACTGGCGCTGGGTGCCGCGCTGGATGAGCTGCGCGCGCTGCCGCTGCCCGCAGCCCTGACCATCGCGCCGGAGCACAAGGTGTCGCGTACGCGACGCGCCTCACGGGTCAAGGCGGATGGCAGTACTGCGCGCAGTCGCTAG
- a CDS encoding alpha/beta fold hydrolase — MQIQANGLRIEVDDQGPAGGPVVLLIMGLGMQLIAWPQALVQALTGRGFRVVRFDNRDIGLSQGFDQAGVPSVAAAALRHWLHLPVRAPYRLADMARDALGVLDALGIGRAHVCGASMGGMIAQHLAANAPDRVASLTLMMTSSGARSLPKPSWDVQRKLLARPRGPGGDAAVDWIVKLLQTIGSPAYPADPIELRALARVSVQRAWHPAGSARQLLAIVADGDRTPLLGRISAPTHIVHGADDPLLPPACARQLAQHIAGAHTDVIPGMGHDLPDALLERLAEGIAHTAGRAGASA; from the coding sequence ATGCAAATTCAAGCCAACGGCCTACGAATTGAAGTGGACGACCAGGGCCCGGCGGGCGGTCCGGTCGTGCTGCTGATCATGGGGCTGGGAATGCAGCTCATTGCCTGGCCGCAGGCGCTGGTGCAGGCTTTGACGGGGCGCGGGTTTCGCGTGGTGCGGTTTGACAACCGCGACATCGGCCTGAGCCAGGGTTTTGACCAGGCGGGGGTGCCCAGCGTGGCGGCAGCGGCGCTGCGCCATTGGCTGCATTTGCCGGTGCGCGCTCCCTACCGCCTCGCCGACATGGCGCGCGATGCCCTGGGGGTGCTCGATGCTCTGGGCATTGGGCGTGCCCATGTGTGCGGCGCGTCCATGGGCGGAATGATTGCGCAGCACCTGGCCGCCAACGCACCTGATCGCGTCGCCAGCTTGACGCTGATGATGACCAGCAGCGGTGCGCGCTCGCTCCCCAAGCCGTCTTGGGACGTGCAGCGCAAGTTGCTGGCGCGCCCACGAGGGCCGGGAGGCGATGCGGCAGTGGACTGGATCGTCAAGCTGCTGCAGACCATTGGCAGCCCGGCCTATCCGGCGGACCCCATCGAACTGCGGGCGCTGGCTCGCGTATCGGTGCAGCGCGCCTGGCACCCGGCCGGTTCGGCGCGCCAACTGCTGGCCATCGTGGCCGACGGCGACCGCACACCGCTGCTGGGGCGCATCAGCGCGCCCACGCACATCGTGCACGGCGCCGACGATCCGCTGCTGCCCCCGGCCTGCGCCCGCCAGTTGGCACAACACATCGCCGGAGCGCACACCGACGTCATTCCCGGCATGGGCCACGACTTGCCGGACGCATTGCTGGAGCGCTTGGCAGAGGGTATTGCGCACACCGCGGGGCGTGCGGGCGCGAGCGCCTGA
- a CDS encoding AAA family ATPase: MQAQPKIQSILDQLNTVIVGKKARVQDCVACLLAGGHLLIEDVPGVGKTTLAHALAHTFGLQFSRVQFTADLMPSDLVGVSVYERGREGFVFHPGPVFTQVLLADEINRASPRTQSALLEAMEEKQVSVEGETRALPQPFFVIATQNPHDQIGTYLLPESQLDRFLMRISLGYPDRAAERLLLTGEDRREMASSMLPLLSGEDLAALQRQVQAVHVSEPLLAYVQDLIAATRSGRWFLQGLSPRAGIALVRAAKAQALISGRDYVAPDDVQAILPQTIAHRLVPVGDAGRGAIEQVRAMVEAIPI; the protein is encoded by the coding sequence ATGCAAGCGCAGCCCAAAATTCAATCGATTCTTGATCAGCTTAACACGGTGATTGTGGGCAAAAAGGCCCGCGTGCAGGACTGCGTGGCCTGCCTGCTCGCAGGTGGCCATTTGCTCATTGAAGACGTGCCTGGCGTCGGCAAGACCACGCTGGCACACGCCTTGGCGCACACTTTCGGCCTGCAGTTTTCGCGCGTGCAGTTCACCGCCGACCTGATGCCCAGCGACCTGGTCGGCGTCTCGGTCTACGAGCGCGGCCGCGAAGGTTTCGTGTTTCACCCAGGACCGGTATTCACCCAGGTGCTGCTGGCCGACGAGATCAACCGCGCCAGCCCGCGCACCCAGAGCGCCCTGCTCGAAGCCATGGAAGAAAAACAGGTCAGCGTGGAAGGCGAGACCCGCGCCCTGCCCCAGCCCTTCTTTGTCATCGCCACGCAAAACCCGCACGACCAGATTGGCACCTATCTGTTGCCGGAGTCGCAGCTCGACCGCTTTTTGATGCGCATCTCGCTGGGCTACCCCGACCGCGCGGCAGAGCGACTGCTGCTGACGGGAGAAGACCGGCGCGAGATGGCGAGCAGCATGCTGCCGCTGCTGTCGGGCGAAGACCTGGCCGCGCTGCAGCGCCAGGTGCAGGCGGTGCATGTGTCCGAACCGCTGCTGGCCTATGTGCAGGACCTGATTGCCGCGACCCGCTCGGGCCGCTGGTTCTTGCAGGGACTGTCGCCGCGCGCCGGCATTGCCCTGGTGCGCGCCGCTAAAGCGCAGGCCTTGATCAGCGGGCGCGATTACGTGGCACCTGACGACGTGCAGGCCATCCTGCCGCAAACCATTGCGCACCGCCTGGTGCCGGTGGGGGATGCGGGCCGGGGCGCCATCGAGCAGGTGCGGGCGATGGTCGAGGCGATTCCGATATGA
- a CDS encoding DUF58 domain-containing protein — protein MTETVFRRRSVASALNPAGMVQRRFRAWWMARLPRTDTTLLTQRNVYILPTGAGWMLALTLLVLLVASINFQLNLGYLLTFLLAGSAVAGMHVCHATLRGLSLHLKTPTPHFAGDSAALEVQLTSERRSPRMAIALAVQGSGQWSWTDVPAQGAAVVQVAFAPARRGLHDVPVLTAETRFPLGTFRVWALWRPAAQVLVYPAPEPHAPALPPGESLGGDAPTTQSAGSGEFDGVRAYRRGDPQKLVVWKKAAQALATGTDALVSRDTQQSQRSELWLEPGRTGLVDPEARIARLTAWVLQADRLGLRYGLRLADSVVPQGSGAAQRLRCLEALALC, from the coding sequence ATGACAGAAACCGTTTTCCGAAGGCGCAGTGTGGCTTCAGCGCTGAACCCGGCCGGCATGGTGCAGCGGCGCTTTCGCGCCTGGTGGATGGCGCGGCTGCCGCGCACCGATACGACGCTGCTCACCCAGCGCAACGTCTACATCCTGCCCACCGGAGCGGGCTGGATGCTTGCGCTGACGCTGCTGGTGCTGCTGGTGGCGTCGATCAACTTCCAGCTGAACCTGGGCTATCTGCTCACCTTTTTGCTGGCCGGCAGCGCCGTGGCGGGCATGCATGTCTGCCACGCCACGCTGCGCGGTTTGTCCTTGCATCTCAAGACGCCCACCCCCCACTTTGCCGGCGACAGCGCGGCGCTGGAGGTGCAGCTGACCAGCGAGCGGCGCAGCCCGCGCATGGCGATTGCGCTGGCCGTGCAAGGCAGCGGCCAGTGGTCTTGGACCGATGTGCCCGCCCAGGGTGCCGCCGTAGTGCAAGTCGCGTTCGCGCCGGCGCGGCGTGGACTGCACGATGTGCCCGTGCTCACCGCCGAGACGCGCTTTCCTCTGGGGACTTTCCGCGTCTGGGCGCTGTGGCGGCCGGCGGCGCAGGTGCTGGTCTACCCCGCTCCCGAACCGCATGCACCCGCGCTGCCGCCGGGCGAAAGCCTGGGAGGCGACGCGCCCACCACGCAGAGCGCGGGCAGCGGCGAGTTCGACGGCGTGCGCGCCTACCGCCGGGGCGATCCGCAAAAACTGGTGGTCTGGAAGAAAGCCGCGCAGGCCCTGGCCACGGGCACCGACGCGCTCGTCAGCCGCGACACCCAGCAAAGCCAGCGCAGCGAGCTGTGGCTGGAACCCGGCCGCACCGGCTTGGTCGACCCGGAAGCACGCATTGCGCGTTTGACCGCCTGGGTGCTGCAAGCCGACCGGCTGGGTCTGCGCTATGGCCTGCGCCTTGCGGACAGCGTGGTGCCACAAGGCAGCGGCGCGGCGCAGCGCCTGCGCTGCCTGGAGGCACTGGCGCTGTGTTGA
- a CDS encoding PA0069 family radical SAM protein, which translates to MSEILIPLHALKGRGVAHRQPHRFERDKRAAFDDGWGTQAEAAGERGGAAPPATEVRFEDARSAITRNDSPDIGFSQGLNPYRGCEHGCIYCFARPSHSYLGLSPGLDFETRLIAKRNLAEVLRAELAHPRYRPEMIAVGTVTDAYQPVERELRLTRAALDVLCRAQHPFSIVTKGSGVERDLDLIAPMGAQGLAAVYVTITTLDAQLARILEPRAAAPHRRLRTLRTLAEAGVPVGVSVSPQIPFINEDMEQVLAAAYEAGARRAFYQVLRLPWELAPLFRQWLELHYPDRAARVMARVQDLHGGKDYQADFGARMRGQGIWADLLRQRFLKACERLGYQHGRHAPNVSLFRPVALRAQQELF; encoded by the coding sequence ATGTCTGAAATCCTGATTCCTCTGCATGCGCTCAAAGGCCGTGGTGTGGCACACCGCCAGCCGCACCGTTTCGAGCGCGACAAGCGCGCCGCCTTTGACGATGGTTGGGGCACGCAGGCGGAGGCTGCTGGCGAACGCGGCGGAGCGGCGCCCCCAGCCACCGAAGTGCGTTTTGAAGATGCACGCAGCGCCATCACGCGCAATGATTCTCCGGACATCGGCTTCAGCCAGGGTCTCAACCCCTATCGCGGCTGCGAGCACGGTTGCATTTATTGCTTTGCCCGGCCCAGCCACAGTTACCTGGGTCTCTCGCCGGGACTCGATTTCGAGACGCGGCTGATCGCCAAGCGCAATCTTGCCGAGGTGCTGCGCGCTGAACTCGCGCACCCACGCTACCGGCCCGAGATGATTGCCGTGGGCACGGTCACCGACGCCTACCAGCCCGTGGAGCGAGAACTGCGCCTGACCCGCGCGGCGCTCGACGTCCTGTGCCGCGCGCAGCACCCGTTTTCCATCGTTACCAAAGGCAGCGGCGTCGAGCGCGACCTGGACTTGATCGCCCCCATGGGCGCACAGGGTCTTGCGGCGGTTTACGTAACCATCACCACGCTCGACGCCCAGCTGGCACGCATCCTGGAGCCCCGTGCCGCTGCACCGCACCGACGTCTGCGCACCTTGCGCACGCTGGCCGAGGCCGGCGTGCCGGTGGGCGTCAGCGTTTCGCCGCAAATCCCATTCATCAATGAGGACATGGAGCAGGTGCTGGCCGCCGCTTATGAGGCGGGCGCGCGCCGCGCTTTCTACCAGGTGCTGCGCCTGCCGTGGGAGCTGGCGCCCTTGTTTCGTCAGTGGCTCGAACTCCATTACCCCGACCGTGCCGCACGCGTGATGGCGCGCGTGCAGGACCTGCATGGCGGCAAGGATTACCAGGCGGACTTTGGGGCGCGGATGAGGGGGCAGGGCATCTGGGCCGACCTGCTGCGCCAGCGCTTTCTCAAGGCCTGCGAACGCCTGGGCTACCAGCATGGGCGCCATGCGCCGAATGTCTCGTTGTTCCGGCCTGTGGCGCTGCGTGCCCAGCAGGAGTTGTTTTAG
- a CDS encoding ABC transporter ATP-binding protein, translating into MSLTAPHSLASSDSIVCVRGLSKTYAGGFQALKNVDLDIRRGEIFALLGPNGAGKTTLISVICGMSNATTGTVTADGHDTVRDYRSARAAIGLVPQELHTDSFETVWATVSFSRGLFGKPPNPALIEKILKDLSLWDKKDNKILQLSGGMKRRVLIAKALSHEPKILFLDEPSAGVDVELRHDMWRLVRQLRDGGTTIILTTHYIEEAEDMADRIGVIRKGELIVVEDKDVLMRKLGKKQLTLTLQQPMERVPESLARWPLALGKQGQALTYTFDSQQEDTGIAELLRALAAQGIDFKDLHSSESSLEDIFVSLVHDTKAATT; encoded by the coding sequence ATGTCTTTGACTGCTCCCCATTCCCTCGCTTCTTCAGACAGCATCGTCTGCGTTCGCGGTCTGTCCAAAACCTACGCCGGAGGGTTCCAGGCGCTCAAAAACGTCGATCTGGACATTCGGCGCGGAGAGATTTTTGCCCTCCTCGGCCCCAATGGTGCCGGCAAGACCACCCTGATCAGTGTGATCTGCGGCATGAGCAACGCCACCACGGGCACGGTGACGGCCGACGGTCACGACACGGTGCGCGACTACCGCTCCGCCCGCGCTGCCATCGGCCTGGTGCCGCAAGAATTGCACACCGATTCGTTCGAAACCGTATGGGCCACGGTGAGCTTCAGCCGGGGACTGTTTGGCAAACCGCCGAACCCGGCATTGATCGAGAAAATCCTCAAAGACCTCTCACTCTGGGACAAAAAGGACAACAAGATTCTCCAGCTCTCCGGCGGCATGAAGCGCCGTGTGCTGATCGCCAAGGCGCTGTCGCACGAGCCGAAAATTTTGTTCCTCGATGAGCCCAGCGCCGGTGTCGACGTGGAACTGCGCCACGACATGTGGCGCCTGGTGCGCCAACTGCGCGACGGCGGCACCACCATCATCCTCACCACACACTACATCGAAGAGGCCGAAGACATGGCCGACCGCATTGGCGTCATCCGAAAAGGCGAACTCATTGTGGTGGAAGACAAGGACGTGCTGATGCGCAAGCTGGGCAAGAAGCAGCTCACGCTCACGCTGCAGCAGCCCATGGAGCGCGTACCAGAGTCGCTGGCCCGCTGGCCGCTGGCGCTGGGCAAGCAAGGCCAGGCCCTCACTTACACCTTTGATTCGCAGCAAGAGGACACTGGCATTGCCGAACTGTTGCGTGCGCTGGCTG